From Shewanella yunxiaonensis, the proteins below share one genomic window:
- the pnuC gene encoding nicotinamide riboside transporter PnuC, producing the protein MTEVWQIINQAVAEAEGMNLWEGLAVLLALAYLLLAMKANAWCWGAALASTAIYTVLFWKVSLLMESILNVYYMVMALYGYWMWRRGGDEQQELAVCTWSWPRHLLLIVCTALLSLPVGWFMANHTHASFPYLDSATTCFAVMATWLVAQKVLENWLYWVVIDSVSIYLYVSKGLMLTSLLFVLYVVLAVAGYFMWRANWREQRPLLENH; encoded by the coding sequence ATGACTGAGGTATGGCAGATAATCAATCAGGCGGTGGCTGAAGCAGAAGGTATGAATCTGTGGGAAGGGCTGGCGGTGTTGCTGGCATTGGCCTATCTGCTGTTGGCAATGAAAGCTAACGCTTGGTGTTGGGGCGCTGCACTGGCGAGTACGGCTATCTACACTGTACTGTTCTGGAAAGTGTCACTGCTGATGGAGTCGATTCTGAATGTGTATTACATGGTGATGGCGCTTTATGGCTACTGGATGTGGCGTCGCGGTGGTGATGAGCAGCAGGAGCTTGCCGTTTGCACCTGGTCGTGGCCACGACATCTGCTATTGATTGTCTGCACGGCATTATTATCACTCCCGGTGGGATGGTTTATGGCAAATCATACCCACGCCTCATTTCCTTACCTGGATTCTGCCACCACCTGTTTTGCGGTGATGGCCACATGGTTAGTTGCCCAAAAAGTGCTGGAAAACTGGCTTTATTGGGTGGTGATTGATTCCGTTTCCATCTACCTCTATGTCAGCAAAGGATTAATGCTGACCTCGTTGTTGTTTGTGCTGTACGTGGTACTGGCCGTGGCGGGCTATTTTATGTGGCGGGCGAATTGGCGTGAGCAGCGTCCATTGCTGGAAAATCATTGA
- a CDS encoding phosphotransferase, whose amino-acid sequence MKLHEISGKLFEPISAALRTLSLPEPQLIESQPLGLSNRSFRLVFEHKSLLLRLNSPVTDQICDRNNEIDCWQLAECAGLAPKLYWVDPEKHFYLSDWLSESATGLGRDYVPWRQLAAQVPHKLPGSALNLDPDVPTPDPTSLYPAKQLLRLMQGLQQLPKPMLDISLRQQWEIYLSRLQQMAATGNYAGAGTWAALQWLQRLHWLQQLSLSRRFDLLDACLVTHQFCHRDLSAHNLLLHNNQLFCIDFEYCCSSHPLFELAGVIACHQLAPDARQWLIGGYLSDHPCLTIGSQQALPAAMDIFWLYSCAWALQMADGQCRDGREYFGWFDNYRQLIGE is encoded by the coding sequence ATGAAGTTGCACGAGATTAGCGGCAAACTCTTTGAGCCTATTTCTGCGGCATTGCGGACTTTGTCTTTACCTGAGCCGCAGCTCATCGAGTCGCAGCCGTTGGGTTTGAGTAATCGCAGTTTTCGGCTGGTATTTGAGCATAAATCGCTGTTACTCAGACTCAATTCACCCGTTACCGACCAGATCTGCGATCGAAACAACGAGATTGACTGTTGGCAATTAGCCGAATGTGCCGGGTTGGCACCCAAACTCTACTGGGTCGATCCTGAAAAACACTTTTACCTCAGTGATTGGTTATCAGAGTCAGCGACGGGGCTTGGTCGTGATTATGTGCCTTGGCGGCAACTTGCGGCACAGGTACCACATAAATTACCGGGGAGTGCACTTAATCTGGATCCCGATGTTCCTACCCCAGACCCAACTTCATTATATCCGGCCAAACAGCTGTTAAGGTTAATGCAGGGACTCCAACAGTTGCCAAAGCCAATGTTGGATATCAGTTTGAGGCAGCAATGGGAAATTTACTTAAGCCGCTTACAACAAATGGCCGCAACTGGCAATTATGCCGGGGCGGGGACCTGGGCTGCGCTACAGTGGTTGCAACGACTTCATTGGCTGCAGCAGTTGTCACTGTCCCGTCGGTTTGACCTTCTGGATGCCTGCTTAGTGACACATCAATTTTGTCATCGCGATCTTAGTGCTCATAACCTGTTATTGCATAATAACCAATTGTTTTGTATTGATTTTGAGTATTGTTGTAGCTCACATCCACTGTTTGAGCTTGCTGGTGTTATCGCTTGTCATCAGTTAGCTCCGGATGCGCGCCAGTGGTTAATTGGCGGATATCTTTCAGATCATCCTTGTTTGACCATCGGTAGTCAGCAGGCGCTACCGGCGGCAATGGATATCTTCTGGTTGTATTCCTGTGCCTGGGCATTACAAATGGCCGATGGTCAATGCCGCGATGGCCGTGAGTATTTCGGTTGGTTTGACAACTACCGACAACTTATAGGAGAGTGA
- a CDS encoding DUF6279 family lipoprotein, which yields MRRLWLLLGTVLTLTACSTKMTYSFLDWAIEWRLDDYVTLNDAQERQFDKALQSFLVWHRKQELPRYSADLKSLRTALQQGTLTPEFLSNFTDQARQHWLRIFSKTFDDIVPLVASFDAQQVAQIKQQLSKDQQKLHKRYQHKTPEQLIADADERLQDTLEDWIGRLTVPQQQLVHSYNQQRLQVIRLWLDYRDEWYAQFVDTLDNRHDQSQLRTRLKSLLTTPEQLRSPAFQQQLNANSKRLGQMLVQVAKEMTAKQRQHILRKLDELISDLDDLSGVTG from the coding sequence ATGAGACGACTATGGTTGTTACTGGGAACGGTGCTGACATTAACCGCCTGTTCCACCAAAATGACATATTCCTTTCTCGACTGGGCAATTGAGTGGCGGCTGGATGACTACGTCACGTTAAATGATGCCCAGGAGCGGCAGTTTGACAAAGCGCTGCAGTCCTTTCTGGTATGGCATCGCAAACAGGAGTTACCAAGATACAGTGCAGATCTGAAATCGCTACGCACGGCTCTGCAACAGGGAACGCTAACACCCGAATTTCTTTCGAATTTTACCGATCAGGCTCGCCAACATTGGTTGCGAATATTTTCCAAGACGTTCGACGATATTGTCCCGCTGGTGGCCTCGTTCGATGCGCAGCAAGTCGCGCAAATTAAGCAACAGCTCAGCAAAGACCAACAAAAGCTACACAAGCGCTATCAGCATAAAACACCAGAACAACTTATTGCCGATGCCGACGAACGGTTACAGGACACGCTAGAAGACTGGATTGGACGCTTGACCGTTCCACAACAGCAATTGGTACACAGTTACAATCAGCAACGATTACAAGTAATAAGGTTATGGCTGGATTACCGTGATGAGTGGTATGCACAGTTTGTTGACACGCTGGATAACCGCCATGACCAATCTCAGTTAAGGACACGTTTGAAATCTCTGCTGACAACTCCAGAACAGTTGCGTTCACCAGCGTTTCAGCAACAACTCAATGCCAACAGCAAACGTTTGGGACAGATGTTGGTACAAGTTGCCAAGGAGATGACTGCCAAGCAAAGACAACATATTCTGCGCAAGCTGGACGAGCTGATCAGTGATTTGGATGATCTTAGTGGCGTAACTGGATGA
- a CDS encoding NAD(P)H nitroreductase: MDALTLLLTRQSCPRLIAPAPSEAQLKVILDAAARVPDHGGLTPWEFIIATGEGLNRLADVFVAAATEAGEDDDFIAKAGNMPLRAPMVITVVAKTRSDIKKVPELEQQLAAGCAVMAMQQAAFAQGLGGIWRTGNFAFDETVNTALGLEVTDQIVGFLYLGTPAIDMPLKPQKDGSAFARYL; the protein is encoded by the coding sequence TTGGATGCTTTAACTCTTCTTTTGACACGTCAATCCTGTCCGCGGTTGATTGCGCCAGCGCCAAGTGAAGCGCAACTGAAAGTCATTTTGGATGCTGCCGCCCGAGTGCCGGATCATGGTGGTCTGACACCTTGGGAATTTATCATTGCGACCGGTGAGGGATTGAACCGTCTGGCCGACGTCTTTGTCGCCGCTGCGACTGAGGCGGGTGAAGACGATGACTTCATTGCCAAGGCGGGAAATATGCCCTTGCGGGCACCTATGGTTATTACTGTGGTAGCCAAAACCCGCAGTGATATCAAAAAGGTACCGGAGCTGGAACAGCAATTAGCGGCCGGATGTGCGGTGATGGCGATGCAGCAGGCCGCATTTGCTCAAGGGTTGGGTGGCATCTGGCGCACCGGCAATTTTGCGTTTGATGAAACCGTTAATACAGCATTGGGGTTAGAGGTCACAGATCAAATCGTCGGTTTCCTGTACCTGGGGACGCCAGCGATCGATATGCCTTTGAAACCACAAAAGGATGGCAGTGCCTTTGCCCGTTACCTGTAA
- a CDS encoding 2OG-Fe(II) oxygenase: MTDMSGEAFFDLVADALQDAGYIVLPQIVAPMLIGLLRQSLAEQQGPNFRDAAIGRGGQQQLNQTVRSDRIRWLTADNQPDQQWLSLMDQLRIGLNRRLFMGLFDYESHYAWYRPGAFYRKHVDALPGSRNRILTTVLFLNENWQSDEGGELQLFDEQDQLLQQITPEAGTLVIFLSERFPHEVLPTRRGRGSIAGWFRVSNSHYGF, encoded by the coding sequence ATGACCGATATGAGCGGTGAGGCATTTTTTGACCTGGTAGCGGATGCCTTGCAAGATGCTGGTTATATCGTGTTACCTCAGATTGTTGCGCCAATGCTTATCGGTTTATTACGCCAAAGTCTTGCCGAACAACAAGGTCCGAATTTTCGTGATGCGGCGATTGGTCGCGGAGGACAACAACAACTTAATCAGACGGTTCGCAGCGATCGTATTCGTTGGTTAACGGCGGATAATCAGCCTGATCAGCAGTGGTTGAGTTTGATGGATCAATTGCGTATCGGGCTCAATCGCCGACTGTTCATGGGATTGTTTGATTATGAAAGTCATTATGCCTGGTATCGTCCGGGAGCATTTTACCGCAAACATGTTGATGCTTTACCCGGAAGCCGCAATCGTATTCTTACCACTGTATTGTTTCTTAACGAAAACTGGCAAAGTGATGAAGGGGGAGAACTGCAGCTTTTTGATGAACAGGATCAATTGTTACAGCAGATTACCCCAGAAGCTGGCACCTTAGTGATCTTCCTCAGTGAACGTTTTCCTCATGAAGTGCTCCCCACACGGCGTGGTCGCGGTAGCATCGCCGGCTGGTTTCGTGTCAGTAACAGCCATTACGGCTTTTGA
- a CDS encoding GNAT family N-acetyltransferase, translating to MGQEGYLSGEYVILEPLSMDHLPALSLAVADGELWNLWYTSVPHPDEMKAYIQTAQESEQRGEALAFAVRCRETGTIVGCTRLCNWDQPNRHIEIGYTWYSKSVQRTAVNTETKLLLLTYAFETLDVIAVEFRTHFHNEASRQAIARLGAKQDGILRNHRLLKDGTVRDTVVYSIIDSEWPEIKQHLKIMLAHHKQP from the coding sequence GTGGGACAGGAAGGTTATTTATCCGGAGAGTATGTCATTCTTGAACCGCTGAGTATGGATCACCTGCCAGCACTGTCTTTGGCTGTGGCAGATGGTGAGCTGTGGAATCTATGGTATACCAGTGTTCCCCATCCTGATGAAATGAAAGCGTATATTCAGACGGCGCAGGAGTCTGAACAACGTGGCGAGGCCCTGGCTTTTGCCGTGCGGTGTCGAGAAACCGGTACTATTGTCGGATGTACCCGGTTGTGTAATTGGGATCAACCTAATCGTCACATTGAAATTGGTTACACCTGGTACAGCAAAAGTGTGCAGCGTACTGCTGTGAATACCGAGACGAAATTACTATTGTTGACCTATGCATTTGAAACGCTTGATGTTATCGCTGTTGAGTTCCGTACCCACTTCCATAATGAGGCGAGTCGCCAGGCCATTGCTCGTCTTGGGGCTAAACAGGATGGCATTTTGCGTAACCACCGCCTGCTTAAAGATGGCACTGTGCGTGATACCGTGGTGTACTCCATTATTGATAGCGAATGGCCAGAGATTAAACAGCATCTGAAAATTATGCTGGCACATCATAAACAGCCGTAA
- a CDS encoding DUF2157 domain-containing protein: protein MRHKSLLYHWYAQRAITDETMPQALESVTHASFAQWLRFLNQLLLGSSVMCFGSSLICFIAYNWHYLTRLSKLALLEAIWLVLMIVPLALLKYVSHHPAVKHAVSWSSLLTAIATGGVLAYIGQAYQQGADDWQLFAAWSVLSLPWIWLGRSDWHIGLLALLLNLSLFLWFQVNDWPLFQQWFPDETFSCLLWWQVLLNLVLHLTLLFLNRRKPVCWGGAKFSEALAGLAMWVFMLIVIADAIFTGNFLLEQGNRHFLWSWSQSFWWLISVVLLVTYWNRHCLYGLALLMFAQIVYSQMWLLRWLNSSQLETYGYLLMSASSVGMSVAVSLWLLKLQRRFEEQP from the coding sequence ATGAGGCACAAATCGCTGCTATATCATTGGTATGCGCAGCGAGCGATCACTGATGAAACAATGCCACAAGCGCTGGAGAGCGTGACCCATGCTTCATTTGCGCAGTGGCTGCGCTTCCTTAACCAATTGTTGCTTGGCAGTAGTGTGATGTGTTTCGGTTCATCACTCATCTGCTTCATTGCTTATAACTGGCATTATTTGACGCGTCTAAGTAAGTTAGCCCTGCTTGAGGCCATCTGGCTGGTGCTAATGATTGTGCCACTGGCTTTGCTTAAATATGTCTCTCATCATCCTGCAGTTAAACATGCTGTCAGCTGGAGTAGTTTACTGACCGCCATAGCTACGGGCGGGGTGTTAGCCTACATCGGACAGGCGTATCAGCAAGGTGCCGATGACTGGCAACTCTTTGCAGCTTGGTCGGTATTGTCGTTACCTTGGATTTGGTTAGGTCGTAGTGACTGGCATATTGGACTATTGGCATTACTACTGAACCTTTCCCTATTTTTGTGGTTTCAAGTTAATGATTGGCCGCTATTTCAACAATGGTTCCCCGATGAAACCTTCAGCTGCCTATTATGGTGGCAGGTATTACTGAACCTCGTGTTGCATCTGACATTATTGTTTCTCAATCGGCGAAAGCCTGTTTGTTGGGGTGGGGCTAAGTTCTCCGAAGCATTGGCTGGCTTAGCAATGTGGGTCTTTATGTTGATTGTTATCGCTGATGCCATTTTTACGGGTAATTTTCTTCTAGAACAAGGGAATCGCCATTTTCTCTGGTCATGGTCACAGAGCTTTTGGTGGCTGATATCTGTGGTGTTATTGGTAACTTATTGGAATCGCCACTGTTTGTATGGGCTAGCTTTGCTGATGTTTGCTCAGATCGTGTATTCCCAAATGTGGCTGCTGCGTTGGCTCAATTCGTCGCAGTTAGAAACGTACGGCTATTTGTTGATGTCTGCATCTTCTGTGGGAATGTCTGTCGCGGTGAGCTTGTGGTTACTGAAGTTGCAGCGTCGTTTTGAGGAGCAGCCATGA
- a CDS encoding DUF4401 domain-containing protein produces the protein MSAQILWQQLAEQRLVQGLMPDNAPVPWYLVVLQALAAWIAGGFMLGFLGSLVLFLPLPEIDGFIISALICYGMAAFIVFQQKSHASGLFVSQLGFCFATASLSGLAIGLSERLHLSSADVYLLLLFLGLLHWLTLPLFSIRFCSALVMLAAMSLWLLEQGLGVAISPLLMLSSFWLWFREPHFGRGRDLLRPLAFACAMLLPWIQEPVLKSASSLFHQHQWSLLSFWPVMLDLLILVASLYFFCHWRPATYKQRLITLILLILFVGWLIWIRGLIAAFSIIVLGFATAEWLLIVVGVVSMLGFGSWFYYSLEYTLFTKSWLLLGLGLTLLLTLWFVKHQTQSSHDAGEATHE, from the coding sequence ATGAGTGCTCAGATACTTTGGCAACAACTGGCAGAACAACGATTAGTGCAAGGACTAATGCCTGATAACGCGCCAGTACCTTGGTATCTGGTGGTATTACAAGCATTAGCCGCATGGATTGCCGGTGGTTTTATGCTGGGCTTTTTGGGGAGTTTGGTACTATTTCTTCCACTCCCTGAAATTGATGGTTTCATCATTAGTGCGCTGATTTGCTATGGAATGGCGGCATTTATTGTCTTCCAGCAAAAAAGTCACGCGAGTGGGCTGTTTGTTTCGCAATTGGGGTTTTGTTTTGCGACGGCCTCTTTAAGTGGACTTGCTATTGGTTTGTCTGAGCGCTTACACCTTAGCAGTGCTGATGTGTACCTGCTGTTATTGTTTCTCGGGCTGTTGCATTGGCTCACATTGCCTTTGTTTAGTATCCGTTTTTGTTCAGCATTGGTGATGTTGGCTGCCATGTCGCTGTGGCTACTGGAACAAGGATTAGGCGTCGCTATATCGCCGCTGTTGATGCTCAGCAGCTTCTGGCTATGGTTTCGCGAGCCTCATTTCGGACGCGGTAGAGATTTGTTGCGACCCTTGGCATTTGCCTGCGCGATGTTGCTTCCCTGGATACAGGAGCCTGTATTAAAAAGCGCCAGTAGTTTATTCCATCAACACCAGTGGTCACTTTTGAGTTTCTGGCCGGTGATGTTAGATCTATTGATCCTGGTGGCCTCGTTGTATTTCTTCTGTCACTGGCGACCGGCAACGTATAAACAGCGGCTGATAACCCTGATCTTACTTATCCTGTTCGTCGGATGGCTGATTTGGATCCGCGGTTTAATCGCCGCATTTAGCATAATCGTGTTGGGATTCGCGACGGCTGAATGGCTGCTCATCGTCGTCGGTGTGGTTTCGATGTTGGGCTTTGGTAGTTGGTTTTACTATTCATTGGAATACACCCTGTTTACCAAATCCTGGTTGTTGCTTGGCTTAGGCTTAACCTTGTTGTTAACGCTTTGGTTTGTTAAGCATCAAACTCAGTCGTCGCATGATGCAGGGGAGGCGACACATGAATGA
- a CDS encoding GDYXXLXY domain-containing protein produces the protein MNEVYRPTYKVALIALVLGLLSLLLVNSAVWHKEQLWRYGERLVLELAPVDPRSLMQGDYMALDFTVARQLRQALRENGIWQSNLQGWLLVTLQSHGPASYQGYRLTNIESNMTGQQRLIPFKVRKGRVRIASNAWFFEEGQAKHFSAARFGEFRLSPEGELLLIGLLDAKLQPL, from the coding sequence ATGAATGAAGTCTATCGCCCAACTTATAAAGTGGCATTAATCGCGCTAGTGCTTGGCCTCTTGAGTCTATTGTTGGTCAATAGTGCGGTATGGCACAAAGAACAATTATGGCGATATGGCGAACGACTAGTACTCGAACTTGCACCTGTGGACCCCAGGTCATTGATGCAAGGTGATTATATGGCGTTGGATTTTACTGTTGCTCGACAATTACGCCAGGCACTGCGGGAAAACGGTATCTGGCAAAGTAACTTGCAGGGATGGCTGTTGGTTACCTTACAATCGCACGGCCCCGCGAGTTACCAAGGTTATCGGTTGACGAATATTGAGAGCAATATGACCGGGCAGCAGCGGCTCATCCCATTTAAAGTTCGTAAGGGAAGGGTGCGTATTGCCAGCAATGCCTGGTTTTTTGAGGAAGGGCAAGCAAAACATTTCAGCGCTGCTCGTTTCGGTGAGTTTCGTCTCTCGCCTGAGGGTGAACTGTTATTGATCGGGTTGTTGGACGCTAAACTGCAACCTTTGTAG
- a CDS encoding TIGR01777 family oxidoreductase, producing MKILITGATGLVGTALVANLETEHQLVIVSRNPLVARQKLGIHHEYLPSLDGLTDLNGIDAVINLAGEPIVGKRWSEMQKQVICRSRWDITSRLASLIKASTTPPSCFISGSAIGYYGGQDETLLDEDATPVEEFSHYICAEWERRALIAQSSNTRVCIIRTGVVLAANGGALAKMLPAFRLGLGGPIANGRQGMSWIHLSDLVELILFLLSHKQAHGIYNATAPYPVSNAEFARSLGKVLQRPAILPAPAFMLKLLFGEMAELLIEGQYVIPSKAMNEGFRFQFPKLEQALADLF from the coding sequence ATGAAGATACTGATTACTGGCGCTACAGGTCTGGTTGGTACTGCATTGGTCGCCAACCTGGAAACTGAACATCAATTGGTGATTGTCAGTCGCAATCCATTAGTGGCCAGACAAAAACTGGGCATTCACCACGAATATCTTCCTTCTTTAGACGGCCTCACTGATCTTAATGGTATTGATGCAGTCATTAATTTGGCCGGGGAACCCATCGTAGGTAAACGCTGGAGCGAAATGCAAAAACAGGTGATTTGCCGCAGTCGGTGGGATATCACCTCAAGACTCGCTAGTTTAATTAAAGCCTCTACTACGCCCCCCAGTTGTTTTATCAGCGGCTCCGCAATCGGTTATTATGGTGGTCAGGATGAAACACTACTGGATGAAGACGCAACACCGGTAGAAGAGTTCAGCCACTACATTTGTGCGGAATGGGAGCGCCGCGCGTTGATCGCGCAATCCAGTAATACTCGGGTCTGCATTATTCGCACTGGGGTCGTGCTTGCGGCTAACGGCGGCGCACTGGCGAAAATGTTACCCGCATTCCGATTGGGGTTAGGTGGACCCATTGCGAATGGTCGCCAAGGGATGAGTTGGATCCATCTGTCTGATCTGGTGGAATTGATCCTGTTTTTACTGAGCCATAAACAGGCTCATGGAATATACAATGCCACCGCGCCCTATCCCGTCAGTAATGCGGAGTTTGCTCGCAGTCTGGGCAAAGTCCTGCAACGCCCGGCCATACTGCCAGCCCCTGCATTTATGTTGAAACTGCTGTTTGGTGAGATGGCTGAACTACTAATCGAAGGCCAGTATGTGATCCCGAGTAAAGCGATGAACGAAGGTTTTCGTTTTCAGTTTCCAAAGCTGGAGCAGGCTCTGGCAGATCTGTTTTGA
- the folX gene encoding dihydroneopterin triphosphate 2'-epimerase produces the protein MNPELAIIRIKNLRLRTFIGIKDEEINNRQDVIINVTIHYVADKARKTDDMEHALNYRTITKAIISLVEDNRFSLLEHLTGKILEIASEHPWVEYATVEVDKPHALRFADSVSLQLSWQRQD, from the coding sequence ATGAACCCGGAATTGGCTATTATACGCATTAAAAATCTCAGATTGCGCACTTTTATCGGTATTAAGGATGAAGAGATCAACAACCGTCAGGATGTGATTATCAATGTAACCATCCATTATGTTGCCGATAAAGCACGTAAAACTGATGATATGGAACATGCACTCAACTATCGAACTATCACTAAAGCCATCATTTCCCTGGTGGAAGATAATCGTTTCTCGCTATTAGAGCACCTCACCGGCAAAATTCTAGAAATTGCCAGTGAACATCCATGGGTGGAGTACGCCACGGTGGAAGTCGATAAACCTCATGCGTTACGCTTTGCCGATTCCGTTTCTTTACAATTGAGTTGGCAGCGGCAGGATTGA
- a CDS encoding AI-2E family transporter, with protein sequence MLQPYNPSMTLRTFALMACVVVVLAGIKAAGTIVVPFVLSAFIAVICTPAIAAMTRYRVPRWLAVLALMALIVLAGLWLASVVGGSINEFSKHLPIYRAQLVDQFSWILDKLREFNIQISKEKVLAYFDPGMALSLTTNTLSSVGNVMANLLLIILTIVFMLFEAESLPRKLHMALDDPDMRLSQIDRFLHSVNQYMVIKTLVSLATGAIVGIGLWMMGVDYPLLWAVVAFLFNYIPNIGSIIAALPPVLLAFVQLGPTGAGGVVLLYLGVNMVMGNFVEPRFMGRGLGLSTLVVFLSLIFWGWLLGSVGMLLSVPLTMIVKIALESGDGSRKLAVLLADDASAFAADNQQPTTEPDKE encoded by the coding sequence ATGCTGCAGCCTTACAATCCGTCCATGACGCTGCGTACCTTTGCTTTAATGGCCTGTGTAGTCGTGGTTTTGGCGGGGATAAAGGCCGCTGGAACTATTGTTGTCCCCTTTGTCTTGTCGGCATTTATTGCGGTAATTTGTACCCCGGCAATTGCTGCAATGACGCGCTATCGTGTGCCCCGCTGGTTAGCCGTGCTGGCGCTGATGGCACTGATTGTACTGGCAGGGTTATGGCTGGCGTCGGTCGTGGGTGGCTCAATCAATGAATTTTCTAAGCATCTACCGATTTATCGCGCGCAACTGGTCGATCAGTTTTCTTGGATATTGGATAAATTGCGCGAATTTAATATCCAGATCTCCAAAGAGAAAGTCTTAGCCTATTTTGATCCGGGTATGGCGCTATCACTCACTACTAATACATTGTCCAGCGTTGGAAACGTCATGGCCAACCTGTTGTTGATCATTTTGACCATAGTTTTTATGTTGTTTGAAGCTGAGTCATTGCCGCGTAAATTGCATATGGCATTGGACGATCCGGATATGCGTTTGTCGCAGATTGACCGCTTTCTGCATTCGGTTAACCAGTATATGGTGATCAAAACCTTAGTCAGCTTGGCAACGGGCGCTATTGTCGGTATTGGTTTGTGGATGATGGGCGTGGATTACCCTTTGCTGTGGGCGGTCGTAGCTTTCCTGTTCAATTATATCCCTAACATCGGTTCCATTATTGCGGCGTTACCGCCAGTGCTATTGGCATTTGTCCAACTAGGGCCAACCGGTGCCGGAGGTGTGGTGCTGCTTTATCTGGGCGTAAACATGGTGATGGGCAATTTTGTTGAACCTCGGTTTATGGGACGAGGACTGGGCCTGTCAACATTAGTGGTGTTCCTGTCCTTGATATTCTGGGGCTGGTTGCTGGGTTCTGTTGGAATGTTGTTGTCAGTACCTCTTACCATGATTGTTAAAATTGCGCTGGAATCCGGCGATGGCAGCCGTAAATTAGCTGTTTTGTTAGCCGATGATGCCAGCGCATTTGCCGCTGATAATCAGCAACCGACTACCGAACCAGACAAAGAATAA
- a CDS encoding class I SAM-dependent methyltransferase translates to MQLLLDAIKALNLPEDATRVFHGRGGLFPGCEHLNLDWFAPVLLLTSFTSLTDEEITALQQALCQRMAELKRPCNLVYQYRAGYQSDTRILCGEVPEPHIVTENGCRFQVHLLRGQNHGLFLDMVNGRAWVKAHAAQCKVLNLFAYTCGFSVAALAGGADEVVNMDMSKGALAIGKQNHLLNGFAAGARFLGHDIFSSWGKLKKLGPFDMLIADPPSNQRGSFVATKDYLRLLRHLPELLTPGAQVLLCLNAPELDRAFLKAQVLAAVPQLTLLHQLDNPPVFADKDPERALKVFVYRYDGEPV, encoded by the coding sequence ATGCAGTTGTTATTGGATGCCATCAAAGCGTTGAATTTACCTGAGGATGCTACGCGTGTATTTCATGGCCGAGGCGGTTTATTTCCGGGCTGTGAGCACCTTAATTTGGACTGGTTTGCACCAGTATTATTATTGACTTCTTTTACGTCACTCACTGACGAAGAAATTACCGCACTGCAGCAGGCATTATGCCAACGTATGGCGGAATTAAAGCGTCCCTGTAATCTTGTTTACCAATATCGTGCCGGTTACCAAAGTGATACTCGTATACTCTGTGGTGAAGTGCCAGAACCCCATATTGTCACGGAAAATGGCTGTCGTTTTCAGGTGCACTTATTAAGGGGGCAAAATCATGGGTTGTTTTTGGACATGGTCAATGGTCGTGCGTGGGTAAAAGCTCATGCGGCACAGTGTAAGGTATTAAATCTTTTTGCGTATACCTGTGGTTTTTCGGTCGCGGCGCTGGCGGGGGGGGCAGATGAAGTGGTCAACATGGATATGAGCAAAGGTGCTTTAGCAATAGGCAAGCAGAATCATCTGCTGAATGGCTTTGCAGCAGGCGCGCGGTTTCTCGGTCATGACATTTTTAGTTCTTGGGGCAAGTTAAAAAAACTTGGGCCCTTTGACATGTTGATTGCTGATCCGCCAAGTAACCAACGGGGCAGTTTTGTCGCTACCAAAGATTACTTGCGATTATTACGACACTTACCGGAACTTCTGACGCCTGGCGCACAGGTGTTGCTATGTCTCAATGCACCGGAACTGGACCGGGCTTTTTTGAAAGCACAGGTCTTAGCGGCGGTACCACAACTAACACTGTTGCATCAGTTGGATAATCCGCCGGTATTTGCTGATAAAGACCCTGAAAGAGCGCTGAAAGTATTTGTTTACCGCTATGATGGTGAACCGGTTTAA